From Nitratidesulfovibrio vulgaris str. Hildenborough, a single genomic window includes:
- a CDS encoding efflux RND transporter permease subunit gives MSEGGHNDERWLHTRNSARFFVEQRHIGWVLLVATLVWGVWAWHAMPQRKDPEIPVRAAAVLVAWPGAPAERVEERITRRVEEAVGGNKWVEKIESVSRTGLSVVTLHLHERVAQTDTVLDDIGFRLQEVGQLPDGAGPLTYIKDFGDTSTLMLTVASPRVSGVELDMRAVGVARAVRALRNDAAGEARAEGGVMARASQARVGASGAVATGRRDVPRTGVAKAEEGTPLPAINDAGAGRMAVAWVAPSAMDDAVLRRLGGLAADWLVAHGDATAPRLHTEPGLVVLDVSTRHDAAALSARLAVFRAERVGANALHPDLWEPAVFASGDDARAALEAVAADRYSWRDLEAYTEKVRATLERLGSVGKVSRWGVRPETIFIDWSQERLASLGLDPQQVAQTLAARNTSLPGGQLETRGRGVLLDSEGELRSATDLAEVMVATSASGAPLYLRDVADVTRSYRAPVENLNHFVHRDADGTWRRGKAITLAVEMRSGEHIDAFSREVDAALGDLTQRLPEDLLVVRTSDQPRQVTEKVDLFTLSLEEAVVLVVAVAFIGFREWRSALLMALSIPLTLAMTFGMMHLLGIDLQQISIASLILALGLLVDDPVVAGDAIKREIAEGRPRRLAAWLGPTKLARAILYATITNIVAYLPFLLLTGDKGRFLYSMPIVVACSLVASRIVSMTFIPLLGSVLLDAGRREGTVEERRARGLGRLYYAVGGWAIDHRWKVLAGSLLLVVAGFWLQGQLKPQFFPKDRSYLSYVDLWLPEDATVEATARVAADAARIVTDRVAAFDAETGRAAKGLPPALRSVTVFTGGGGPRFWFSVTPELRQPNYAQLLVEVSDNHLTKELIGPLQQALSERLPSARADVMELENGPPIGVPVQLRLYGDDIPALRAESERLKAILRADPDATRVKDNWGADTFVARLRVDPDKAALSGVTMLDVARATGNAATGTTVTALREGRLTVPVVSRLRPDERADATDVEGLYVAGQGGTRVPLAQIAEPEYGMETARIFRRNQQRCVVISCFPREGVLPSEVVARAMPAIGRFRADLPPGFRLEFGGEHEEQVKGFKELAGVMGISIAMIYMALLFQFRNAVKPLIVFAAIPYGMTGAFAALRLMGQPFGFMAFLGIASLIGVIVSHIIVLFDFIEEKREEGEDLRTALLDAGIVRLRPVMITVAATVIALFPLALHGGALWEPLCYAQAGGLTVATFVTLLMVPVLYAIAVLDLKVVK, from the coding sequence ATGAGCGAGGGCGGACACAACGACGAACGCTGGCTGCACACGCGCAACAGCGCGCGCTTCTTCGTGGAACAGCGTCACATCGGCTGGGTGCTGCTCGTGGCGACGCTGGTGTGGGGCGTGTGGGCGTGGCATGCCATGCCGCAGCGCAAGGACCCGGAGATTCCCGTGCGTGCCGCCGCCGTGCTGGTGGCGTGGCCCGGTGCCCCTGCCGAGAGGGTCGAAGAGCGCATCACCCGCCGCGTGGAAGAGGCTGTGGGCGGCAACAAGTGGGTCGAGAAGATAGAGTCGGTCTCGCGCACGGGGCTTTCGGTGGTCACCCTGCATCTGCATGAGCGTGTGGCGCAGACAGACACGGTGCTGGACGACATCGGCTTCCGGTTGCAGGAGGTGGGGCAGCTTCCGGATGGCGCGGGGCCGCTTACCTATATCAAGGACTTCGGTGACACCTCTACCCTGATGCTCACGGTGGCGAGTCCGCGCGTGAGCGGGGTGGAGCTCGACATGCGAGCCGTGGGCGTTGCGCGTGCGGTGCGTGCGCTGCGGAATGACGCAGCAGGGGAGGCCCGAGCCGAAGGTGGCGTGATGGCGCGTGCCTCGCAGGCACGTGTCGGCGCGTCTGGTGCCGTCGCCACCGGGCGTCGGGATGTCCCCCGGACCGGCGTTGCCAAGGCAGAAGAAGGTACCCCGCTCCCTGCCATCAATGATGCAGGGGCCGGACGCATGGCCGTTGCGTGGGTCGCACCGTCCGCCATGGATGACGCGGTGTTGCGCCGCCTCGGCGGCCTTGCCGCCGACTGGCTGGTGGCGCACGGCGACGCGACCGCGCCGCGCCTGCACACCGAACCGGGCCTTGTGGTGCTGGATGTGTCGACCCGGCATGACGCCGCAGCGTTGTCGGCGCGTCTAGCCGTCTTTCGCGCTGAACGGGTAGGCGCCAACGCCCTGCATCCCGATCTGTGGGAACCCGCCGTCTTCGCTTCCGGGGACGATGCCCGCGCGGCCCTCGAAGCCGTGGCTGCCGACCGCTATTCGTGGCGCGACCTCGAAGCCTACACCGAAAAGGTGCGGGCCACCCTCGAACGGCTTGGCAGCGTGGGCAAGGTCTCCCGCTGGGGGGTGCGGCCCGAGACGATCTTCATCGACTGGTCGCAGGAGCGGCTGGCCTCGCTGGGGCTCGACCCGCAACAGGTGGCGCAGACGCTCGCCGCCCGCAACACCTCATTGCCCGGCGGGCAGCTTGAGACGCGGGGCCGGGGGGTGCTGCTCGACAGCGAAGGCGAATTGCGTTCGGCGACCGACCTCGCCGAGGTGATGGTGGCGACATCCGCCTCGGGTGCGCCCCTCTATCTGCGCGACGTGGCCGATGTGACCCGGTCGTACAGGGCACCCGTCGAAAACCTCAACCATTTCGTGCACCGCGATGCCGACGGTACATGGCGTCGTGGCAAGGCCATCACCCTCGCGGTGGAGATGCGTTCGGGCGAGCACATCGACGCGTTCTCGCGCGAGGTGGACGCGGCGCTCGGCGACCTGACGCAACGCCTGCCCGAAGACCTGCTCGTGGTGCGCACGTCCGACCAGCCTCGTCAGGTGACGGAGAAGGTCGACCTGTTCACCCTGAGTCTCGAAGAGGCGGTGGTGCTGGTGGTGGCGGTGGCCTTCATCGGTTTCCGTGAGTGGCGTTCGGCGCTGCTCATGGCCCTGTCCATTCCGCTGACGCTGGCCATGACCTTCGGCATGATGCACCTTCTTGGCATCGACCTGCAGCAGATTTCGATAGCCTCTCTCATCCTCGCGCTGGGCCTGCTGGTGGACGACCCGGTGGTGGCGGGCGACGCCATCAAGCGCGAGATAGCGGAGGGAAGGCCACGCCGTCTCGCGGCGTGGCTGGGGCCCACCAAGCTCGCGCGGGCCATCCTGTACGCGACCATCACCAACATCGTGGCATACCTGCCCTTTCTGCTGCTCACGGGTGACAAGGGGCGCTTCCTGTATTCCATGCCCATCGTGGTGGCGTGTTCGCTGGTGGCCTCGCGTATCGTGTCCATGACCTTCATCCCGCTACTCGGTTCGGTGCTGCTCGACGCGGGCAGACGTGAGGGCACGGTGGAGGAACGGCGCGCACGTGGGCTGGGCCGGCTGTACTACGCCGTGGGCGGGTGGGCCATCGACCACCGGTGGAAGGTGCTCGCGGGCTCATTGCTGCTGGTGGTGGCGGGCTTCTGGTTGCAGGGGCAGCTCAAGCCGCAGTTCTTCCCCAAGGACAGGTCGTATCTTTCGTACGTCGACCTCTGGTTGCCGGAGGACGCCACGGTGGAGGCCACGGCGCGCGTCGCGGCCGATGCCGCCCGCATCGTCACCGACAGGGTCGCGGCCTTCGATGCGGAGACGGGCCGGGCCGCCAAGGGGCTGCCGCCTGCGCTGCGTTCCGTGACCGTGTTCACGGGGGGCGGGGGGCCGCGCTTCTGGTTCTCGGTGACGCCCGAACTGCGTCAGCCCAACTACGCGCAACTGCTCGTGGAGGTGTCGGACAACCATCTCACGAAAGAACTCATCGGCCCCTTGCAGCAAGCCCTGTCCGAGCGTCTGCCCTCCGCGAGGGCGGATGTGATGGAACTGGAGAACGGGCCGCCCATCGGCGTGCCCGTGCAACTGCGCCTCTACGGCGACGACATCCCCGCCTTGCGGGCGGAGTCGGAACGGCTGAAGGCCATCCTGCGGGCCGACCCGGATGCCACGCGCGTCAAGGACAACTGGGGTGCCGACACCTTTGTCGCCCGCTTGCGGGTCGACCCGGACAAGGCGGCACTCTCGGGGGTGACCATGCTCGACGTGGCGCGTGCCACGGGCAACGCCGCCACGGGAACCACCGTGACGGCCTTGCGCGAGGGACGGCTCACCGTGCCTGTGGTCTCGCGGTTGCGGCCGGATGAACGTGCCGATGCCACCGATGTGGAGGGTCTCTATGTGGCGGGGCAGGGGGGAACACGCGTGCCCCTGGCGCAGATCGCAGAGCCTGAATATGGCATGGAGACGGCGCGCATCTTCCGGCGCAATCAGCAGCGCTGTGTGGTCATATCGTGTTTCCCGCGCGAGGGGGTGCTGCCTTCAGAGGTGGTGGCCCGCGCCATGCCCGCCATCGGGCGTTTCAGGGCGGACCTGCCCCCGGGCTTCCGGCTGGAGTTCGGCGGCGAGCATGAAGAGCAGGTGAAGGGGTTCAAGGAGCTGGCGGGGGTGATGGGCATCTCCATCGCCATGATCTACATGGCGTTGCTCTTCCAGTTCCGCAATGCCGTGAAGCCGCTCATCGTCTTCGCCGCCATCCCCTACGGCATGACGGGGGCGTTCGCTGCCCTGCGTCTCATGGGACAGCCTTTCGGCTTCATGGCATTCCTCGGCATCGCCAGCCTCATCGGTGTCATCGTCAGCCATATCATCGTGCTGTTCGACTTCATCGAGGAGAAGCGCGAAGAGGGTGAAGACCTTCGGACGGCCCTGCTGGATGCGGGCATCGTACGCTTGCGGCCGGTCATGATCACCGTGGCTGCCACGGTCATCGCACTCTTCCCTCTGGCGCTGCACGGTGGTGCATTATGGGAACCGCTGTGCTATGCACAGGCTGGCGGACTGACGGTCGCCACGTTCGTGACCCTGCTCATGGTTCCCGTCCTGTATGCCATCGCGGTGCTCGACCTGAAGGTCGTGAAATAG
- a CDS encoding efflux RND transporter periplasmic adaptor subunit yields MALRFFMGQRVLPFVLVVAMMAALTGCKEEAQKGAPPAPLVEVKTITAGDVPVTSEYVAQTAGSREVEVRARVTGILLKRTYTEGRPIKKGALMFEIDPDTYKAALDQAEGQLAQEQARLSRARLERDRVLALYADNAVSQKDRDDAVTEFDSASAAVKVAQARVKEARINLGYTRVDAPIAGVTSKEVRSEGSLVSPSADGSLLTTITRLDPLYVNFGVPGTEMSSLRRLIESGKAEMPADGLAVQLTLPDGTVYARTGKITFTDKQVDQTTGTVRSRAEFPNPEAEVMPGQFVRAKVLGLVLKNAIIVPQRAVLETQKGPMVYVVGSDMVANLRPVVVAEALGGDYLIEKGLSGGETIIVEGIIKARPGQPVRVAQPANGAAPAAAQPGAAS; encoded by the coding sequence ATGGCTTTGAGGTTCTTCATGGGGCAGCGGGTGCTGCCTTTCGTGCTGGTGGTCGCCATGATGGCGGCGCTTACGGGGTGCAAGGAAGAGGCCCAGAAGGGGGCACCGCCCGCTCCTCTCGTCGAGGTGAAGACCATCACCGCAGGCGATGTGCCCGTGACCAGCGAATATGTGGCCCAGACAGCGGGTTCGCGCGAGGTCGAGGTCAGGGCCCGCGTCACAGGCATCCTGCTCAAGCGCACCTACACCGAAGGGCGCCCCATCAAGAAGGGCGCACTCATGTTCGAGATCGACCCCGATACGTACAAGGCGGCGCTCGATCAGGCCGAAGGCCAGCTGGCACAGGAGCAGGCGCGCCTTTCCCGTGCCCGTCTCGAACGTGACCGCGTTCTCGCCCTCTACGCCGACAACGCCGTCAGCCAGAAGGACCGCGACGATGCCGTGACGGAGTTCGACTCTGCCAGCGCTGCCGTCAAGGTGGCACAGGCCCGTGTCAAGGAGGCCCGCATCAACCTCGGCTATACCCGCGTCGATGCGCCCATCGCCGGGGTCACCAGCAAGGAGGTGCGGTCGGAGGGTAGCCTTGTCAGCCCTTCCGCCGACGGCAGCCTGCTCACGACGATCACGAGACTCGACCCCCTGTACGTCAACTTCGGGGTTCCCGGTACCGAGATGAGTTCGCTGCGTCGCCTCATCGAATCCGGCAAGGCCGAGATGCCTGCCGACGGCCTTGCGGTACAGCTGACCCTGCCTGACGGCACGGTCTACGCCCGCACCGGCAAGATCACCTTCACCGACAAGCAGGTCGACCAGACCACCGGCACCGTGCGCAGCCGCGCCGAGTTCCCGAACCCCGAAGCCGAGGTGATGCCCGGTCAGTTCGTCCGGGCCAAGGTCCTCGGCCTCGTGCTCAAGAACGCCATCATCGTGCCGCAGCGTGCCGTTCTCGAAACCCAGAAGGGCCCCATGGTCTATGTGGTCGGTTCCGACATGGTCGCCAACCTGCGCCCCGTGGTCGTGGCCGAGGCTCTCGGCGGCGACTATCTCATCGAGAAGGGTCTTTCGGGCGGCGAGACCATCATCGTGGAGGGCATCATCAAGGCGCGACCCGGCCAGCCCGTGCGCGTGGCCCAGCCCGCCAACGGGGCCGCCCCCGCAGCCGCCCAGCCCGGCGCAGCCAGCTAG